The proteins below are encoded in one region of Clostridium estertheticum:
- a CDS encoding distal tail protein Dit yields MYGITFNGKHSFDDYDLFVMSKSIQPPSKDKIKVPVPFMQGGGWDFSTVGSNGEIIYNTREITIKFCIDTTNVSQLYVKYSEILEWLQGTGQQKLVFDDISDYYFMAEAETPPTFSTFIMLGELEVKFVADPFKIGVDYATNNLWDTFNFEEDYLQDGEYDIVGTKTITLYNPKRLVMPTINVSTAMSIIYNSKTYNLVVGDNKLYGLKLANSVNNIIIINGTGHIKILFKKVSL; encoded by the coding sequence ATGTACGGAATAACTTTTAATGGAAAACACAGTTTCGATGATTACGATTTATTCGTTATGAGTAAATCTATACAACCTCCGAGTAAGGATAAAATAAAAGTTCCAGTCCCATTTATGCAAGGTGGTGGTTGGGACTTTTCTACAGTTGGTAGTAATGGGGAAATTATATATAATACAAGAGAAATAACAATAAAATTTTGTATAGATACTACCAATGTATCACAGCTATATGTTAAATATAGTGAAATATTAGAATGGTTACAAGGCACTGGTCAACAAAAGTTAGTGTTTGATGATATTTCAGATTATTATTTTATGGCTGAAGCTGAAACACCTCCAACATTTTCAACGTTTATAATGTTGGGAGAGTTAGAGGTTAAATTTGTTGCAGATCCTTTTAAAATCGGGGTTGATTATGCAACAAATAATCTATGGGACACTTTTAATTTTGAAGAAGATTATTTGCAAGATGGGGAATATGATATTGTTGGCACAAAAACAATAACTTTATATAATCCTAAAAGATTAGTAATGCCTACAATTAATGTAAGTACAGCAATGAGTATTATTTATAATTCCAAAACCTACAATTTAGTCGTAGGAGATAATAAACTTTATGGCTTAAAACTAGCAAATAGTGTAAATAACATAATAATAATAAATGGTACTGGACATATAAAAATATTATTTAAGAAGGTGAGTTTATAA